From a region of the Vanrija pseudolonga chromosome 2, complete sequence genome:
- the UGT80B1 gene encoding Sterol 3-beta-glucosyltransferase UGT80B1: protein MPHRQSTASSMSAAEPAQRARDAEGHLAPDALGVELLARSPVLDSRAAGREDGLVDVWFNVKGDMPALPNLADFENSAVDKRDHKNSPWYQQDLEEQRPEDVGRAPAYERGEVGIAYDNKRNGAYDKQPRTHAEDEDDWEDTESDTSDPAPDYSARNALLNGECPPMSIVIFVVGSRGDVQPYLALALRLIEARGHRVRIATHPPFKAFVEDANERLEGKFDEHGKSLVGRLEFFDVGGDPKELMAYMVKSGSQYPGLMPGFESIKSGEIGSKRKMTRTMLEGFYHSCYEPHHSGRPFAADAIISNPPSFAHVHVAEALGLPLIMSFTMPWSPNRDFSHPLVNVQNSNAEPGMTNFLSYAMADTLMWQGLGDIINEFREDTLNLPPLTVLTGPLATHRMRVPFIYGYSTWLLPEPDDWKDSIDVVGFFSLPSGEVKYDPDPALMKFLKAGPPPMYIGFGSIVVKDPMKLTLTIIEAVKQTGVRACISAGWSDLGGVDVPDSIFIIKGDLPHDWLFADGKISAVCHHGGAGTTTAGLRCGLPTIIVPFFGDQKFWGDAVASAGAGPPPIPHKKLTKDNLAEAIEFAHSKAAKRAAQRIGRKICSEDGTLKGVDSVHRYLPLHAMRCDIDPRKVASWWSRKHRLRLSDEAAGVLVAGGALQWKNLAPNRPSEYLTSRSYADPLTATTQALFNVLTTMLTASSQMFYDPKKGARSFGLGIPKAFGNVAPALYHGSDNVPRIINSRVRERGHIDSFGTGVKEGFKDLGYGGLDAITGLWTDPYDGWRTGGYLGLAGGMGKAFLNVWARPSTGVMGLVVNTYKGADRHIRANMEVNVADRIQRTPRVEISEKAAEAVTAEEKVRIMERFNTLTSLVLVNERRKAFDRNQRENEAKALSDADQVILKKWREGAWYRRLIPPERGTRSLTANANSAVSRAHKTRDVAQKQTIEAAAAHTKASQATLKAHKATVKAGKKTANANGYFSRRSARSATKKANKELAKAAKEGDKANAATERATRATDLATEAGTKAQEATALVAATKKQPALPKKDRKEIIKLAKQETKRKFTRREGEDE from the exons acgccctcggcgtcgagctactcgcgcgctcgcccgtgCTCGACTCGCGTGCGGCCGGGCGCgaggacggcctcgtcgacgtgtgGTTCAACGTCAAGGGCGACATGCCCGCCCTACCCAACCTCGCAGACTTTGAAAActcggccgtcgacaagCGAGACCATAAGAACTCGCCCTGGTACCAGCAAGATCTGGAGGAGCAGCGCCCCGAGGACGTTGGCAGGGCACCGGCCTACGAGAggggcgaggtcggcatAGCGTATGACAACAAGCGCAACGGCGCCTACGACAAACAGCCGCGCACCCATGCCGAGGATGAAGACGACTGGGAGGACACCGAGTCGGACACGTCCGACCCGGCGCCAGATTACTCGGCGCGCAATGCCCTCCTGAACGGCGAGTGTCCGCCCATGTCGATCGtcatcttcgtcgtcggctcgcgGGGCGACGTGCAGCCGTACCTCGCCCTAGCATTACGCCTGATTGAGGCACGCGGCCACCGCGTCCGCATCGCAACGCACCCGCCGTTCAAGGCGTTCGTGGAGGACGCGAATGAGCGCCTAGAGGGCAAGTTTGACGAGCACGGAAAGTCGCTcgttggccgcctcgagttcttcgacgtcggcggcgaccccAAGGAGCTGATGGCGTACATGGTCAAGAGTGGGTCACAGT acCCCGGCCTCATGCCTGGCTTCGAGTCTATCAAGTCGGGCGAGATCGGCTCCAAGCGTAAGATGACCCGCACGATGCTCGAGGGCTTCTACCACTCCTGCTATGAGCCGCACCATTCTGGGCGACCGttcgcggccgacgcgatCATCAGCAACCCGCCATCGTTTGCGCATGTGCACgttgccgaggcgctcggcctgccaCTGATCATGTCGTTCA CCATGCCGTGGTCCCCCAATCGTGACTTCTCACAC CCCCTCGTCAACGTCCAGAACTCGAACGCCGAGCCCGGAATGACCAACTTCCTGAGTTACGCCATGGCCGACACACT TATGTGGCAAGGTCTCGGCGACATTATCAACGAGTTCCGCGAAGACACGCTCAACCTGCCCCCGCTCACAGTGCTGACCGGCCCGCTGGCGACGCACCGTATGCGCGTGCCCTTCATTTACGGGTACAGCACCTGGCTGCTGCCCGAGCCTGATGACTGGAAAGACAGCATTG ACGTTGTCGGTTTCTTCTCCCTCCCATCTGGGGAAGTCAAGTACGACCCCGACCCGGCGCTCATGAAGTTCCTCAAGGCTGGCCCGCCGCCAATGTACATTGGTTTCGGCTCCATCGTGGTCAAGGATCCAATGAAGCTAACTC TGACCATTATCGAGGCTGTGAAGCAGACTGGAGTCAGAGCCTGTATCAGTGCTGGCTGGTCCGACCTCGGCGGTGTCGATGTTCCTGATAGCATCTTCATCATCAAGG GTGATCTCCCTCACGACTGGTTAttcgccgacggcaagatcTCCGCCGTCTGTCACCACGGTGGTGCAGGCACCACGACCGCTGGTCTGCGCTGCGGGCTGCCGACCATCATTGTGCCCTTCTTCGGCGACCAGAA GTTCTggggcgacgccgtcgcgagtgctggcgctgggcccCCACCGATTCCCCACAAGAAGCTTACGAAGGACAAtctcgccgaggcgatcgagTTCGCACActccaaggccgccaagcgcgctgCCCAGCGCATCGGCCGCAAGATCTGCTCCGAGGACGGCACGCTCAAGGGCGTCGATAGTGTGCACCGTTACCTGCCGCTCCATGCCATGCGGTGCGACATTGACCCGAGGAAGGTCGCCTCGTGGTGGAGCAGAAAACACAGGCTCCGGCTGTCTGACGAGGCAGCTGGCGTGCTGGTTGCTGGCGGTGCACTCCAGTGGAAGAACCTTGCTCCGAATC GGCCAAGCGAGTACctcacctcgcgctcgtacGCCGACCCCCTCACTGCAACGACCCAGGCACTGTTCAACGTCCTCACGACGATGCTCACTGCCTCGTCGCAGATGTTCTATGACCCC AAAAAGGGCGCTCGCTCATTCGGTCTTGGAATCCCGAAGG CTTTTGGGAACGTCGCCCCTGCCCTCTACCATGGAAGCGACAACGTCCCTCGCATCATCAACTctcgcgtgcgcgagcgcggacACATTGATTCCTTTGGGACAGGCGTCAAGGAGGGCTTCAAGGACCTTGGCTACGGCGGTCTGGACGCGATCACTGGTCTGTGGACCGACCCCTACGATGGCTGGAGAACAGGA GGGTATCTTGGTCTCGCTGGCGGCATGGGCAAGGCTT TCCTCAATGTTTGGGCTCGCCCCTCGACCGGTGTCATGGGGCTCGTGGTCAACACATACAAGGGCGCCGACAGGCACATCCGCGCGAACATGGAAGTTAACGTCGCCGACCGCATCCAACGCACACCAAGAGTCGAGATTtccgagaaggccgccgaAGCAGtcacggccgaggagaaAGTCCGCATCATGGAGCGGTTCAACACGCTCACATCGCTGGTACTCGTCAATGAACGACGCAAGGCCTTCGACCGAAATCAGCGAGAgaacgaggccaaggcgttGAGTGATGCCGACCAAGTCATCCTGAAGAAGTGGCGCGAGGGCGCGTGGTACAGACGCCTGATCCCTCCCGAGCGCGGCACGCGCTCTCTGACAGCGAACGCCAACTCTGCCGTGTCGCGCGCCCATAAAACGCGGGACGTGGCTCAGAAACAGACCATCgaagcggcagcagcgcatACCAAGGCGTCGCAGGCGACGCTCAAGGCGCACAAGGCGACTGTCAAGGCCGGCAAGAAGACGGCCAACGCGAACGGGTATTTCTCGCGCCGTAGCGCACGCAGCGCGACCAAAAAGGCCAACAaggagctcgccaaggccgcaaaggagggcgacaaggccaacgccgcgaccgagcgcgccacccgcgccaCTGACCTCGCTACCGAGGCGGGGACCAAGGCGCaggaggcgacggcgctcgtcgcggctACGAAGAAGCAGCCTGCACTGCCGAAGAAGGACCGAAAGGAGATTatcaagctcgccaagcaggAGACGAAACGCAAGTTTacccgccgcgagggcgaggacgagtga